One window from the genome of Cryptomeria japonica chromosome 6, Sugi_1.0, whole genome shotgun sequence encodes:
- the LOC131069989 gene encoding uncharacterized protein LOC131069989: MLRSKPALRRMIVGEEWSSSSYATTPAGIEMADCIFDEQGFWVPCDEIVKFVKPLVVLLRVADGDKPAMGSIYEGMDRAKEAIKFVYGADESKYGPIWEIIDRRWHHQLHRPIHAAAYYLNLAFRFIPSFKADAEVLNGLYAIMEKVGPAGTSQIDLFRELQMFSDAQGETFSRPVAKDGRTTMMPDHWWNFFGPETPNVQKLAIRILSQPCSASGCERNWSMFEHIHSKRHNRLSVEKMNDLIFVHYNLRLRMRKNATVDMSPIILDEVDLEAEWANENQTAPGTPVAVFSDDDIDWIDQVDIEAEAGAMAEEEQRTRAETGNNETWSDTAVPDVGEHDTAVPDVGEHGMVSQGATMAAESSRTYFKRLRRGPGREGARPSQP, encoded by the exons atgcttaggtctaagcctgccttgagacgtatgattgttggtgaggagtggtcttcctcatcctatgctaccacccctgcagggatagagatggcagactgcatttttgatgagcaaggcttttgggtcccttgtgatgagatagtgaag tttgttaagcccttggtggttttgttgcgagttgcggatggagataagcccgcaatgggctctatatatgagggcatggatagggcgaaggaggccatcaaattcgtctatggagcagatgagagcaagtatggtcccatttgggagatcattgataggagatggcatcatcagctacataggcccatccatgcggcagcctattatctgaatctggcattccgttttatcccttctttcaaggctgatgcggaggtccttaatgggctatatgcaatcatggagaaggtgggacctgctggtacttctcagatagacctttttcgagagctacagatgttctcagatgcacaaggggagaccttctctcgtcctgtcgccaaagacggtaggacaactatgatgccag atcattggtggaacttttttggcccagagacaccaaatGTTCAAAAGTTGGCCATTcgtatcttgagccaaccatgtagcgcatcaggttgtgagcgcaattggagtatgtttgagcacatacactccaagaggcacaatagattatctgtggagaagatgaatgatctcatctttgttcactacaacctccgcctgagaatgagaaagaatgcaacagttgacatgtctcctatcattctagatgaggttgatcttgaagcagagtgggccaatgagaatcaaacagctcctgggactcctgtagctgtatttagtgatgatgacattgattggatcgaccaggtagatatagaggctgaggctggagccatggcagaggaggagcagagaacacgagcagagacaggaaataATGAGACTTGGAGTGACAcagctgttcctgatgttggtgagcatgacacagctgttcctgatgttggtgagcatggcatggtgtcacagggagcaactatggctgctgaatcatccaggacctactttaaacgccttcgtagggggccagggcgagagggtgcacggccatctcagccatag